The Ostrea edulis chromosome 1, xbOstEdul1.1, whole genome shotgun sequence genomic sequence GTCACCTGCGTAACTCGAAGCAACAAATATAGTTTATTCTATAAGCAAATAGTTCTATTAGCACTTGCCAGATAATTATATATTCATGATGTCCTTTTTTCGACTTCATTTATGTGTTTGAAAATTTAGCATGAGAATATTACTATTCCATTCCCAATTCGTGCCATTTTATAACAGTCGACAGCATTTTTGGCCGGGGTGCAAACGGCTTATAGAATGGCGGGCGGGCATACCTGTTAtagggtacctactttgtgtaatcaactcctctcacacctctaacttgacattcctcaaactttgtacagctgttatggacacattgaagatgtgcacctGTCGTTCCGAAAGGGAtcagaaatttttcaaaacagtCGATCTTTtcgacaagtcgacataatctTCCGACCAGTCGACATAATCTTCCGACCATTCGACATAATcttctgacaagtcgacataatctTCTGACAAGTCTAGCTACGTTACTTTCTAGCAAGCCTTATACATTCCCCCAAAAATGTTACTGGTGTATGGAGATTCAGTGGGATTATTAATGAAAAGAATGAGTAGGACTATAAACTTATTGGGTAAGTGGTATGTATGTATGcgcgtgtatatatatatatatatatagagagagagagagagagagagagagagagagagagcagtcAAACTTTGAGTATAATCTCGGACTTAATTgaagtccaagtttcgacttaaAATTTTCCAAGAAACCAATGCATATATAAACCCATGCATATATATTCTCAGTACACCAACATTTTATCTAAtagctcgttaaaacacctttTCTGAAGTATGATTCTTCTATCATGTTTTCtcgaagattttatccgtagatttaaaaaaaatgatgttttcaattttcataaatatttttttttctataaaagtAGACCGAGTATACCGTAATCTGAGTCGTTTGGGCGTGTTTtgttagatattcatatcatgcaccaaatcacagcggAAATTGGATTCTAGAATATCTTATTTACTAACAATACacctttttttatcattccggaaaattcacacaaaaataaaataattaagagCCTGTATTactttttcgatggtgaaatcatgcttCGTACGAGCTGTTTAAACGAAccattaattaaaattttagtgtaatgggCCAccttacatgtaattacattgtgTGATATATATGATTCAATATACATAGGATCACACCATATATTAAATCTAATAAgtaaattaatgattttacatGATTAAATGGAAAGGTTACAATTTGTACCATGAAAATTAGAGGACCAAAATTAAATCACCATCTTGAACAGAAAATTGGCTCAAAAATTTAGTTTCTGTTGTACGCAAGATGTTTAGcataaccttgacctttcattTATAACCTTGAAAATCATATTATACGGGTCATATTTTTCCTCTGTTGTTAATCTGCATCGGGATCGGTATCCGTAATGCAAACACGTGTTTCTACTTTCCCTTTCATTCCTCTACTAACTCGCAATACTGTACAGGCCAACAATGACAAGCGCGAACGTAAATGAAGCAAAGAGGCAGAAACTGCAAGAATCAGCTTTCGTAGAAAATTCTGCTGAAAGTGACTTTAAATTCAGCTCGGAACCAACTCTTGagaaaatgtgtatatatatatatatatatatatatatatatatatatattgatctaATCAATCACGTGTTTCATAATATCTGTTTACCAGTTTCTCTGAACAGCTTAACAGCTGTTTAACTTTAACTTAATAACGACTATCTCATTTTGTTTCAGACGACAAATTCAGGCTGCGTTTTGTAGGGAAAGAGACTGGGACCAATTCCACAAACCCAGAAACCTACTCCTTGCCCTGGTGGGGGAGGTCGGCGAGTTGGCGGAAATCTTGTGAGTGGGAGACTGGTGACGCGTTATTTATGGACGATTCATCATTTAAATGAgctaaaaatgtaaattttcatatttgaacGGAAAAGTTGGATACTATTAGCATTAAGTTCAGACACACACAGTTCATCAGTTAAAGTTGGGTCATTATTTTTCCGTTACTATTTATttgggttgaactttttattttattgttttagttTCTTGTAGAATTTACAGATAATTGTTTGACAAAATGTACATCACTGTCTTGTAAAATCACCATACATGTTGTGGTTTTAAATACATGACCCAGATTTAGAAGTCAATTTCGGCCAATTTCTTGTTCAATCCCAAATTAATTAAGGAACATTAAACAAGTTTATTCACTGTGTTTTCAAATTAATGATTCTTCAATTTAAGTggttatatatattgtatatagtgtataatCCCATCCAATGATATACTGTATATGTACTTAGCTATAAGCGGGATTCAAATTTTAGCAGCTTTGACGGTGAAGCAAGGGCGCTAATATAAAGTTGctctaacatacatgtatgaaattccCTATTTGTCCATCACCATACATAGAAGAAGCACTAAATCATGAACACACCAAATAGATCATCAGCTCCCACTGTGCTGAATTTTAAATAAGTGCATGTGTGGTAACAATTTGGTAACTGGTCGAGCTGTTGCTGCAGGCATTCGAATTTCACGAACACATTTCATCTTCTTTCAGTCAGTGGAAAGGTGAAGTCGATGTTGGACTGCCAGGTAATAATTTTCttgcatttcatttttacatataACTGCCCTGTAATCAGAGATTTGGGGGCATGTCTGTCTGCAAAAACTTGAAcctggccataacttttgaaagCTTAGTGATActgggctttcatatttcacatgtgtagtccttgtgacaagacctttcttttggtagcAAAACGTTTGACCTAatgagtttgacctatttttgaacAACTTTTACTGCCCATAACTTTTGAAAGCTTGGTGATATactccttttgacaagacctttcttttggtacatgtaccagAATTACTTTACTGCCATACAGGGGCACCATTGTTTCACCAACCCATCTTCATTTTTCTTTTCCTATACAGATGAAGTATAAATTGTACTCTGTTGTCTTTGTATACTGTAAATGTACTTCACTTGTATTAAATTAGCTGTATTCATATTGTAGAGCTTTTTATGAAGAAGCAGGAGTGCTAATTTATGGTTGGGTTTAgataattaaaatttatattCATCCGTTATCAAACACACAGAAAGTGCTGAATGAAGGTTTTGAACACGACTTACACATGCAgttgtagcggtcagccgggttcgatcaccggtggccagatagctcagtcggtagagcacctgactatagAGATTCAGGAGGCCCAGGTTCAAATCCaagtctggtccattgcattttctccctttctgttacatgtatgtagtgtcATAGACCAgtccctggaactgacaggtgaaaatgccagccaggggattaagatcctgggttgatgtcttcaaggtgTGAAGAAATTCAAGGAGgaaggaatgtagcggtcagctggGTTCACTCatcggtggccagatagctaaGTTgctagagcacctgactagagattcagggtgtctgggtttgaatcccggtccgGTCCATTGTATTTTGTCCCTTTCTGTTACACAGTATAGAATTAACCAAGTGAagcattgttttatttacattttatagaCTTCAGTGACAAAGAAAAGGAACATGTTGGTCAGGAAATGAGCGACATCTTAATCTACCTGGTCAGGTTAGCAGATAAATGTCAGATCGACCTACCGTCAGCTGTCCTAAAGAAGATCGACCACAATGGACTCAAGTATCCTGCCCATAAGGTCAAAGgaaaaaacaagaaatatacaGACTACGAGGCAGAAAGCAGTGAAGAACAGATTGTACTACAAGATGGCAGCAAAGGTGAAAATGGACCAGTGCTTTCCTGACCAATCACAGAGAGTGCAATACTACGGGTAGTGAAGACGAAAGCGGACCCAAACTTACAGGAACAGAATATGTGAAaccattttaaatttgattttatccATGGTTTTTTAAAGTTAACTACTTGTTTTCCTGATTACCTGTTCATCTGTCACACCCTAGAACATTTTTATAAACTGTATGAGGTAAGACTTGTGATGCTGTGAAGATCAGTCATTTAACGTCAATATTAATAGCTGATATATCATTATCAGTGAGGTAATTGCTTGTGTTCCTTTAAAAACTCTAGTTTGCAGTCGTATTGAATATGGTTTTAGGACATTTTCTTACTTTCAGCTTGACAAGAAAATAGTTGCTCAtctataaaatattaaatctgaaatttacatttcaaatgtttttgccttcaaAATCTTAAATTTCCAATTGAagtgatagccatttcctcatgaaagTGTGTCTGAATctagataaatataatacaactgtttaaTGGCTAGGAATAGTTcgaaaaaaatgaaagtaaattgtaaaaataaatttcatttttgattgattgattgaatattgtttaacgtccccctcgagaatatttcactcatatggagacgtcaccactgccggtgaagggctgcaaaatttaggcctatgctcggcgcttaatgcctttgagcagggagggatctttatcgtgccacacctgctgtgacacgggacctcggtttttacgatctcatccgaaggtctgccccatttagtcgcctcttacgacaagcaaggggttactaaggaccttttctaacccggatccatgtacatgtagataaggaccttttctaacccggatccatgtacatgtagataaggGTATAAACAGCAACATGTCACACCAGCATATTATTCATGAAGCGACAACGAGCTGCATGTAGTACATGTTCATGAATGCTGCTGTAAAGaatcgcagttcataccctcaacaatgaaatttatttcttaaatatataccATTATTATGTAACTGCTTGTGTTCCTTTGTAAACTCTAGTTTGCAGCTGATGTTTTGTATTGAATATGTTTTtaagtcattttttttttcacttccAGCTCCACAATAAAATTGTTGTGCATCCACCAAAGattaattttgatgttaaagTTATGTGCATGAATTTGCACATTCCTGAATTTGTGGCAGTTTTGTCAGTTTAAAACAAAGCATTGTTTTTCTTCATTGTTTATTGTTTCCAGCGTATAAAAATATACACGTTAAAGTTCTATGTGTGttatttgtacatgtgtataaatcTACACAAGACCATCATATTCCAAAGTGcatatcataaaatatttttacacaaaATACAGACAAACCTCGTTAACTCAATGGGACCAAGAAAAAACTTCAAAGATATTCGACATATCGAGGGTATAATACTTCAGAAATAAGTGGATTTGAGTTCtgaatcactttgacatatccatggtattcgggGTATCAGTGTCTGAGATAGGGAGGTTCAACTGTACATTCTATTTGTTTTGAATAACTCTACAAACTGCAACAAGTATTATTAGATGTATTCAATTTCATAATGAAGCTGCTAGTTATTGTGAACAAATGTTATTGAAAATGCTGACATAAAGAACATGAAAATCAGATGGCTTATTAAAGGTGACATTTAGATAAGACAGATTTGGTAAATCTACGTGTGTACAATGACGTGTATGTGATGGCGTGTGTGTGTATTGCACTTCTCCACGAACTGATTAAACAGGATACAACTAAGAAATGGGGCTGTACTTGTACAATATTATTACAATGTACTTGTACTAATAcaatatcattacaatgtactcatacaatatcattacaatgtacTCATACAATTTTGTACTTGTACTAATACAACACAGTTAAGACTGATATAGGAAAGTCTAATTAATCTATGAAACAGATGTCAACATAGGTAAGGCTGATTAAGGTTTGAATATTCTGGGACGCCTTTGTCAGGTTCTATGTCAGACTTGTGCAGTTAAAACTGAAGCATTTTCAAGTCAATTTGAAATGCAAGGATTAAAATATTgagattttatttttcctttaagAAATTGCTAAGTCACaaatttagaaatactttaaatatgtaGCTTTAATGCCAATGAATGATTAATATTCAAATACATAACAATTTAATATTACACAATATTGCATAGGGATGGAACATTGGAAGTTTTCTTTGGATGTCATATCAAAACAAGATTTTCTGAAAAGTATGAAACTTAAATTACAAGTAAACGTAAAGTATGAAACTTACAAGTAAACGTAAAGTATAAAACTTACAAGTAAACGTAAAGTATGAAACTTACAAGTAAACGTAAAGTATGAAACTTACAAGTAAACGTAAAGTATGAAAGTTACAAGTAAACGTAAAGTATGAAACTTACAAGTAAACGTAAAGTATGAAACTTACAAGTAAACGTAAAGTATAAAACTTACAAGTAAACGTAAAGTATGAAACTTACAAGTAAACGTAAAGTATGAAACTTACAAGTGAACGTAAAGTATGAAACTTACAAGTGAACGTAAAGTATAAAACTTACAAGTGAACCTAAATATATTTCGGTGAAAATTATTAAGAAATTGTTTGTATGGAACAATGTAAATGAGCCTGAGAAAGATAATGTTGGAGGACTAAAGATGGAGGAGTGTAAACTTGTGAACACAAAGATAAAATATATTgcatgaaaatgaaagtaaactttgtacaatgtgtATACTATTTGttgtgaaaatgaaagtaaactttgtacaatgtgtATACTATTTGttgtgaaaatgaaagtaaatgttgtaCAATGTGTATACCATTTGTTGTCAAAAGAAAAGCTCAGTAACCCtcacaaaagatttttttttaagattgcAAGTTTGTCATGAAAATCTGCTGCAACAGTTCAGTAAATGAAGAGCTCATAAAGACCGAACTATAAATAGAGAATGTAAAACAACATTACAATAAACTAGACGTATCCGACATGAGTCTGCCAGCAGCCAGTACTCGTCTGAGTCACCTCGCTCAGACTGGGATAAAGACGGTTTAATTTAGCTAGGGCATCAAtagtaaaaaatttaaaacctgtTCGTGGCTGTGCTTTTTTAGTTTCATGCAttaaagaaatttacatttttacgTTTATCAAAATAATCGTACACTTTGCTTGTTGAATAGATGCTTTTCTGAAATTCTTAATTCCTTAAAGAAAGTGAACTTTTAACCTCTATTGCGACCCAGGCAGTCTCCGTTTGATCAAACTTGAGTTCATGCATGAAAATTCTTGCATATCAGTTTGATATATTGTACCACGTATTCAATTAAaaagttttcctatatatatacttcAAACTTCTTTTGAAGTTCTGCATTGGCCCTGAGGGTGATAGACAAATGTGAATCTACACAACATGACAAagcttgcatattaatttcaTCAACTTTGTTTCTTAGTCAAGATTGAACATACATGTTTTTGTATATAAGGAAGCTTCCGTATAAAATTCTGATGATTTTCTGAATACCCATCCTACACTCATTGGTggtttcctaattatctccccttgaaaggAGACACagtccttcatttgaagaaacttaaaCCCCCTTTAATCAAGGACACTGTGtcatgtttggttgaaactAGCCGTGGTTCGTGAAAAGTAAAGTTGAAAATTCAACAACACCTCAACAATTAATtggacatttttttaaataaaaaattaaccttAAAAAAGTTTGGATAAGAATTATTTGGCAATGGATGGATGAAAAGAGACAATTTTATGGACATTTGATGGGGAAGCATAAAATGGTGATACAGATCAACATGGCGTCTGGCATGCTGACAGAAATACACAAGTGAATTTGAATacataaaatttgtaaacaactgAAAGTATTGAAAGATAATGTCAATCTGTACTGATATTGatacaaaaattacaccaaGTGCCAACATCGTGGGTTGAAGTGACACTTTGCTGTGTACATGCGTACACAGTATAGCAGGACCGTGTAAACTTCAACACtgataaaacaaaaactaaattcactaataaatatacataactGGCCCCAATTGTGACCATAATCATAAACTACATTGTACTTAGGTAACAGAcatgtttgaataaatttaatACATAGGTGTGATGCACAAAGCTAATGATAATTCTCGGActtactgtgtacatgtatgacatcaTAACAAATGACATTTTCCACCATTTCCTTTCAACAAGCCAATGCTAGCTATTTTCTAATGCTACTTAACAAATTTTGTGCCATGTATGTAGACCATGATGTGTTTGAGATATGGTCATCTTTACATCATAGCTTTGTAAATATCAGCAAGTAGTTTGATTAATGCATGGTGCATGCGATTTTAGGCATAAAACTGCCTGAAAAGTTGACAATTTtccagttaaaaaaaaatcccaaactTTGAGACATCATATTAATTTAAAGAATCAGTTTCAGGAacttcaaaaaatatatttttatttttgtttatgatTTTTTCAATGTAGAAATACCTGAATTTAAAGGAAATAGAAAAATGACTTTAATTTCTGGGCCAGAAATGTATTTCTGGTTCTTTCATGTTTCAATCACTTATACagtttgatttaaaattttaagaaaaacaaCTATGCTAGCtgtattaaaatatttcatgacgtaaactagaactgtcctgaCTAATACCCCCAGCAGGACACATTGGATGATGGGAAATGATGAATTTGTGCtcaatgaaaaacaagaggcccaagggcctagaatcgctcttctgataaattatacaaccccaccatttctattcttagcctcttagtattctaaatctttagttaaatcctaagaattcaaaaaaagtaggtcaatgtgacctactttttggtttacacattttgagaacccaagaaatatcaactgacaaagtttgatgattttaagccaattagtatctgaatattgaaaattagctgtcaaattccaatcgtaggtcatggtgacctactttctggtcagcgaactccgaacatgcaagacccatcaactgacaaagtttgatgactgtaggtcaaatagtatctgaaatatataaatatagccgtccaattccaaaagtaggtcaaggtgacctactttttggtcaacaccctttgaacatgcaagacgcatcaactgacaaagtttgatgactgtaggtcaaatagtatctgaaatatataaatataggtgtccaattcaaaaagtaggtcaagttgacctactttttggtcgaaaccctttgaacatgcaagacccatcaactgacaaagtttgatgactgtaggtcaaatagtatttgaaatatataaatatagccgtcaaattccaaaagtaggtcaaggtgacctactttttggtcgacacactccattgactcaaggtgcatcaactgtcaaagtttgatgattgtaggtcaattagtgactgaaatatataaatataactgtcaaatgccaaaagtaggtcacagtgacctactttttggtcgatacactccgaagactcaagatgcatcaactgacaaagtttgatgattgtaggtcaaatagtgtctgaaatatagtaatttagctgtcaaataccaaaagtaggtcacggtgacctactttttggtcgacacaaaccgaagactgaagacgcatcaactgacaaa encodes the following:
- the LOC125664837 gene encoding uncharacterized protein LOC125664837 is translated as MTTVDAKNQKMDQEYPNTRTFVVDKTDFNFSFEPTLEEIRQMQATFSRDRDWDQFHKPRNLLLTLVGEVGELAEIFRWKDKVKFGLPDFTDKEREHVGQEMSDILLNLVRLADKCQIDLPSAVLKKIDHNGLKYPAHKVKGKIKKYTDYETEGSEEHIALKDGNEEKNGLELSILYRPTMTSANVNEAKRQKLQESAFVENSAESDFKFSSEPTLEKIRQIQAAFCRERDWDQFHKPRNLLLALVGEVGELAEIFQWKGEVDVGLPDFSDKEKEHVGQEMSDILIYLVRLADKCQIDLPSAVLKKIDHNGLKYPAHKVKGKNKKYTDYEAESSEEQIVLQDGSKGENGPVLS